A region of Candidatus Saganbacteria bacterium DNA encodes the following proteins:
- a CDS encoding 4Fe-4S binding protein — protein sequence MSSSKKLALTFPHLKVDKPIVYHLTKDFDLAFNILKARITPEDEGEMVIEISGSDENLKKGLEFMKAQGVLVEPLKKEVRWIEDKCTQCGACITICPTGAMQIDRSKMKISFDKEKCIDCELCVKPCPPRAFEVRL from the coding sequence ATGAGCTCTTCAAAAAAGCTGGCGCTGACTTTCCCCCACCTTAAAGTGGACAAGCCTATTGTCTATCACCTGACAAAGGATTTTGATCTTGCCTTCAACATCCTTAAGGCAAGGATCACGCCCGAAGATGAAGGAGAAATGGTCATCGAAATATCAGGCAGTGATGAGAATTTGAAAAAGGGCCTTGAGTTCATGAAAGCTCAGGGCGTCTTGGTAGAGCCTTTAAAAAAAGAGGTCCGCTGGATCGAGGATAAATGCACTCAGTGCGGCGCCTGCATAACAATATGCCCTACCGGGGCGATGCAGATAGACAGAAGCAAGATGAAAATATCATTTGATAAAGAAAAATGCATCGACTGCGAGCTGTGCGTAAAACCTTGCCCGCCGAGAGCGTTTGAGGTAAGATTATAA
- a CDS encoding homocysteine biosynthesis protein: MSKQIRTYDEINEKIKKGQVVVVNAEEFIDLADKEGIESAAKKVDVVTTGTFGPMCSSGAFLNVGHTKPRIKISKAWFNGVNAYAGLAAVDLYLGATEMPDDDPENKVYPGEFKYGGGHVIHDLVAGKDVKFEATAYGTDCYPRKKLSTLLNIKDLNEAFLFNPRNCYQNYNVAVNLSDKTIYTYLGVLRPNLANANYCSAGQLSPLLKDPFYKTIGIGTRIFLGGGTGYVAWNGTQYNPGTPRTEKGVPKRPSGTLSVIGDLKEMDPKWIVGVSFLGYGVSLNVGIGVPIPILDEDIAKWAALKDSEILAPIVDYSDVYPNVKPDVIGEVSYADLKTGKIKVNGKEVETASLSSYPKAAEISNILKDRIKNGKFLLTEPVKDLPGPDSGIKFKLLNERPYKNGGK, encoded by the coding sequence ATGTCAAAACAGATAAGGACTTATGATGAAATAAATGAAAAGATCAAGAAAGGCCAGGTAGTGGTGGTCAATGCCGAAGAGTTTATTGATCTTGCGGACAAGGAAGGGATTGAAAGCGCCGCAAAGAAGGTGGACGTGGTGACTACGGGGACATTCGGTCCGATGTGCTCGTCCGGAGCGTTCCTGAACGTCGGGCACACAAAACCGAGGATAAAGATAAGCAAAGCATGGTTCAACGGGGTAAATGCTTACGCCGGTCTTGCTGCTGTAGACCTTTATTTGGGCGCGACAGAAATGCCCGATGATGATCCGGAGAATAAAGTTTATCCCGGGGAATTCAAATACGGCGGCGGTCATGTTATCCATGATCTTGTGGCCGGGAAAGACGTAAAATTTGAAGCTACTGCCTACGGGACCGATTGCTATCCGAGGAAAAAACTTTCAACGTTACTGAATATAAAGGACCTGAACGAAGCTTTTTTGTTCAATCCGAGGAACTGCTATCAGAATTATAATGTCGCCGTCAATCTTTCGGACAAGACGATATATACATATTTAGGCGTCCTTCGGCCGAACCTTGCAAATGCCAATTATTGCAGCGCGGGACAGTTAAGTCCGCTCCTCAAGGACCCTTTTTATAAGACTATCGGCATCGGGACCAGGATATTCCTTGGCGGCGGAACTGGCTATGTCGCGTGGAACGGGACCCAGTATAATCCCGGGACCCCGCGGACCGAGAAAGGCGTTCCAAAAAGGCCTTCAGGCACACTCTCGGTTATCGGCGACCTGAAAGAGATGGACCCTAAATGGATCGTAGGCGTCAGCTTTCTGGGATACGGCGTTTCGCTGAACGTCGGCATCGGCGTGCCCATCCCGATACTGGACGAAGATATAGCAAAATGGGCCGCATTAAAGGACAGCGAGATACTCGCGCCTATCGTCGACTACAGCGATGTTTACCCCAACGTAAAGCCGGATGTCATCGGCGAAGTATCTTACGCCGATCTAAAGACCGGGAAAATAAAGGTGAACGGGAAAGAAGTGGAAACCGCCTCTCTTTCAAGCTATCCAAAAGCGGCCGAGATCTCTAACATCCTTAAAGACCGCATAAAGAACGGCAAGTTCCTTCTGACGGAACCGGTAAAAGACCTCCCGGGACCTGACAGCGGGATAAAGTTCAAGCTTCTCAATGAACGTCCTTATAAGAACGGAGGCAAATAG
- a CDS encoding cytochrome c biogenesis protein CcdA — protein MQNVSFLTAFAAGLLSFFSPCILPLVPSYISYITGITFKDLESNRAAAQKVTLINSIFFVLGFSLVFILLGVAISFLGQLLIDIKEYTRIVGGFIIIFFGLFIMGVFNSPLLNRYLKFAPSLKAKNSLSSFLAGLIFASGWTPCVGPILGTILILAGTTSSILSGTFLLCFYCAGLAVPFLISALMVNSLISFIPKISKYMRYITFLSGLLLIITGILLILNLFNSFSGI, from the coding sequence ATGCAGAATGTTTCATTTTTAACAGCTTTTGCCGCGGGTCTTTTGTCGTTCTTTTCACCTTGCATACTGCCCCTTGTCCCGTCATACATATCTTATATTACCGGGATCACGTTCAAAGACCTTGAAAGCAACCGGGCTGCCGCCCAAAAGGTGACTTTGATCAATTCTATTTTCTTTGTTCTGGGTTTTTCTTTGGTCTTTATCCTGCTGGGGGTCGCAATAAGTTTTTTGGGCCAGCTGTTGATCGATATCAAAGAATATACAAGGATCGTCGGTGGTTTTATTATTATTTTCTTCGGTCTTTTCATAATGGGGGTGTTCAATAGTCCTTTGCTGAACCGCTATCTAAAATTCGCGCCTTCGCTAAAAGCCAAGAACAGCTTGAGCTCATTCCTTGCCGGATTGATCTTTGCCTCAGGCTGGACACCGTGCGTCGGACCGATACTCGGGACCATACTGATCCTTGCCGGAACGACCTCAAGCATCTTGAGCGGAACATTTCTCCTATGTTTTTATTGCGCGGGGCTGGCCGTGCCGTTTTTGATATCCGCTCTTATGGTCAACAGCCTGATCTCTTTTATCCCGAAGATATCAAAATACATGAGATACATCACTTTTCTAAGCGGCCTGCTGCTCATCATCACCGGAATATTATTGATATTGAACCTTTTCAATTCTTTTTCGGGGATTTGA
- a CDS encoding TlpA disulfide reductase family protein has protein sequence MKRIFAFILIFSLLIVISFAMSEKGPSGGTAKKTPAPDFKLKDVSGHYKKLSDFKGKIVLLNFFATWCPPCRAEMSSMERLNNALSKKDFKMIAVSIDRTDTGTVKAFIEKGGYSFLVLHDKDNAVSDIYGIYSIPTTFIIDKKGKIAQKIIGGREWDLPEVIGNIKSLIKE, from the coding sequence ATGAAACGGATTTTCGCGTTCATTCTGATCTTTTCGCTACTCATTGTAATTTCTTTTGCCATGTCTGAAAAGGGCCCCTCAGGCGGCACGGCAAAAAAAACTCCCGCCCCGGATTTTAAACTTAAAGATGTATCGGGACATTATAAAAAACTGTCGGATTTTAAGGGCAAGATCGTCCTTCTGAATTTTTTTGCCACCTGGTGCCCTCCCTGCAGGGCCGAGATGTCGTCGATGGAAAGGCTGAACAACGCGCTCTCTAAGAAAGATTTTAAGATGATCGCCGTTTCAATTGACAGGACTGACACGGGAACTGTCAAAGCGTTCATAGAAAAAGGCGGGTATTCTTTTCTGGTGCTCCATGACAAAGACAATGCTGTCTCCGATATCTATGGCATCTACAGCATCCCGACCACCTTTATCATCGACAAAAAAGGGAAGATAGCCCAAAAGATCATCGGAGGAAGAGAATGGGACTTGCCTGAAGTCATCGGCAATATAAAGTCCCTGATAAAGGAATAA
- a CDS encoding AI-2E family transporter: MKLFAWLSPVRFNKYASTYVFSPKAKIITIWIMIAAFVMFLLSVAHLLPVFIWAAVAAYLFNPVVSMVSERSRLPKSLCIIILYLVVGCIIYWGVRSLMPVVAYEFRELSVGQSVQSGSLLGRIAAKGDINILGGNIDLKEAADSVAPWLMAQFPSKAFPLFFGAVERLVLLLVFFVVAFYFLMESGKYLEALEKVIPEPYREEIASLIERVNMTLGSYIRAQVLLIFIMSTASFIVLSILKIKFAAILSIMTGVFEVIPVIGPVCATAIVAMVALFQTAVPYGLTKEALVLLVIILYFVLRQLEDYLIIPNVAAHFVRVNPVIGIFALLVGGAYAGILGLFLAVPTAAILKVIIGYIYQKLTE; the protein is encoded by the coding sequence ATGAAACTATTTGCATGGCTTTCTCCTGTCAGGTTCAATAAATACGCGTCAACATACGTGTTTTCGCCGAAAGCGAAGATAATCACTATCTGGATCATGATCGCTGCGTTCGTCATGTTCCTTCTTTCAGTAGCACATCTTTTGCCGGTGTTCATCTGGGCTGCTGTGGCGGCCTATCTTTTTAATCCTGTCGTCTCTATGGTTTCCGAAAGATCGAGGCTTCCTAAATCTTTATGCATCATCATCCTGTATCTGGTCGTCGGCTGCATTATTTATTGGGGAGTGAGATCATTGATGCCGGTAGTGGCATATGAATTCCGAGAGCTTTCCGTCGGCCAGTCTGTCCAGAGCGGATCGCTCCTCGGCAGGATAGCGGCAAAAGGCGACATAAATATTCTCGGCGGAAACATCGATCTTAAGGAAGCGGCCGACTCTGTCGCTCCCTGGCTGATGGCGCAATTCCCGTCAAAGGCGTTCCCGTTGTTTTTTGGCGCGGTTGAAAGGCTGGTCCTTCTTCTTGTCTTTTTTGTCGTCGCATTCTATTTTCTCATGGAATCGGGCAAGTACCTTGAAGCGCTAGAAAAAGTGATCCCGGAACCGTACAGGGAAGAAATAGCATCCTTAATAGAACGAGTGAATATGACCCTCGGATCTTACATCAGGGCACAGGTATTATTGATATTTATAATGTCAACGGCAAGCTTCATAGTACTTTCGATTCTTAAGATTAAATTTGCGGCGATATTAAGCATCATGACAGGGGTGTTCGAGGTTATCCCTGTGATCGGTCCGGTCTGCGCGACGGCGATAGTCGCCATGGTCGCTCTTTTCCAGACGGCAGTGCCTTACGGATTGACAAAAGAGGCGCTGGTCCTTTTGGTGATAATATTGTATTTTGTTTTAAGGCAGCTTGAAGATTATCTGATCATCCCTAACGTGGCAGCGCATTTTGTAAGGGTGAATCCGGTAATAGGGATATTTGCGCTGCTTGTCGGAGGCGCATACGCCGGAATTCTCGGGCTGTTCCTGGCTGTCCCCACGGCGGCCATTCTAAAGGTTATAATAGGATATATATACCAAAAATTGACCGAGTAA
- a CDS encoding sugar ABC transporter substrate-binding protein — MRQLKIMGIFLVCLGLFIAGCGGKTQLPKTGVEKSAATAVQENKTSSGKVVLQMWVMPNSLEPVRDIEAILAPFEEANPDIDIRVTSVDWGSAWTKITTAATSGDTPDIVQLGSTWVGSISAMGALLDLQDKVSEIGGSTSFIPAAWKSTGLEGTKSVTAVPWFVDARALFFRTDVLRQLKLSKDDLKTWASFENSLTKIKNAEPEIEGVRVYPLGIPGKNDWNVIHNIAPWIWAAGGDFLSKDRKSAAINSSAAVDGVLYYVSLVKKGLIPIDALELNTAQVSSNFNNGSYGMYFDGPYEVKTLTLPPEQGGSYGSIASRNFGVSSYPAGPNGKFTFVGGSDLSIFKNSKHKEEAWKVIKHLVTTKMQVNYAKATGFLPATKAAFSDPYFASDPFRAVFKEAVQYGRTYPCVAAWGLIEPILTRRLGIMWDHILAAEDEDIKAIVKDDLDAAAKEINSVLSVRR, encoded by the coding sequence ATGAGACAGTTAAAGATAATGGGGATATTTTTGGTCTGTTTGGGGCTGTTCATTGCCGGATGCGGAGGAAAAACCCAGCTGCCAAAAACCGGTGTGGAAAAATCGGCGGCAACCGCCGTCCAGGAGAACAAGACTTCATCAGGGAAGGTCGTCCTTCAGATGTGGGTCATGCCTAACAGTCTTGAGCCGGTCAGGGACATCGAGGCTATACTCGCGCCATTCGAAGAGGCAAATCCGGATATAGATATCAGGGTGACATCTGTTGACTGGGGATCAGCATGGACAAAAATAACTACAGCCGCTACATCTGGCGACACGCCGGATATCGTCCAGCTGGGATCGACATGGGTCGGTTCGATATCCGCGATGGGGGCTCTTTTGGACCTGCAGGATAAAGTGTCCGAGATCGGCGGAAGTACAAGTTTCATCCCGGCCGCGTGGAAGTCTACAGGCCTTGAAGGGACAAAATCTGTAACAGCCGTCCCGTGGTTTGTTGATGCGAGAGCTCTTTTCTTCAGGACGGACGTCTTAAGGCAATTGAAACTTTCCAAGGACGATCTGAAGACATGGGCATCGTTTGAGAACTCCCTTACAAAGATCAAGAATGCCGAGCCGGAAATAGAAGGGGTAAGAGTATATCCTCTGGGGATCCCCGGGAAGAACGACTGGAACGTTATTCATAATATCGCCCCGTGGATCTGGGCAGCCGGCGGCGACTTTCTCTCCAAAGACAGAAAAAGCGCCGCGATCAATTCGTCCGCTGCGGTGGACGGAGTGCTTTATTACGTTAGCCTGGTGAAAAAAGGCCTGATACCCATAGACGCGCTCGAGCTTAACACCGCGCAGGTCAGCAGTAATTTCAACAACGGGTCATACGGGATGTACTTTGACGGGCCGTACGAGGTAAAGACGCTCACGCTGCCTCCGGAACAGGGAGGCTCTTACGGATCGATCGCTTCAAGAAATTTCGGGGTCTCTTCCTATCCTGCCGGGCCAAACGGTAAGTTCACTTTCGTCGGTGGAAGCGATCTTTCTATATTCAAGAACTCCAAGCACAAGGAAGAAGCATGGAAAGTCATAAAACACCTTGTTACAACTAAGATGCAGGTGAACTACGCAAAAGCAACCGGTTTTTTACCGGCTACAAAAGCCGCATTTTCCGACCCGTATTTTGCTTCGGACCCTTTCAGAGCAGTGTTCAAAGAGGCCGTACAATATGGCAGGACATATCCCTGCGTCGCTGCATGGGGACTGATCGAGCCAATACTGACAAGAAGGCTGGGTATCATGTGGGACCATATCCTTGCAGCCGAGGATGAAGATATCAAAGCGATCGTAAAAGACGACCTTGATGCCGCGGCAAAAGAAATTAATTCCGTTTTGAGCGTGAGAAGATAG
- the glmS gene encoding glutamine--fructose-6-phosphate transaminase (isomerizing) encodes MCGIIGYIGNKEAVPILLEGLKKLEYRGYDSAGIVALSDGKLIVEKSIGKISDLEALITPKKISAHTGLGHTRWATHGIPSKENAHPHSDCTNSIALVHNGIIENYEALKSDLIAKGHVFKSQTDTEVLVHLIEDEISKGLAEAVRLAVSKVQGSYAIGVIYKKEPDRIVVARKGSPLIIGLGNGENFTASDIPAIIKNTSRIITLEEGDIAVVEKDNVKIIDLSGKKISRKETLVSWDPVSAEKGGYAHFMLKEIHEQPKAIMDTIRACVDTAKKQIKFKDLNLNKKDISGINRVILTACGTSWHAALVGEYFIEHYAKIPSEVEYAAEFRYRSPIIDKNTLVIAITQSGETADTLGAVEEAKKLGAKVVSICNVVSSSIARASDGVIYTKAGPEIGVASTKAFTTQIVVLYLLALFLASEKKKISKTEILKKLESLFEIPNKVEQVLSQEERIEKIADKYYQCSNALYLGRGEGFPIALEGALKLKEISYIHAEGYPAAEMKHGPIALIDEDMPVIVLALAGRRYDKILGNIEEVKARGGKVIALATEGDKNIKKKADDVIYLPVARETVSAIFAVIPLQLFAYYVAVKRGCHVDQPRNLAKSVTVE; translated from the coding sequence ATGTGCGGAATAATCGGCTATATCGGGAACAAAGAAGCGGTCCCGATCCTTCTGGAGGGGCTGAAAAAACTGGAATATCGCGGCTATGATTCCGCGGGGATAGTCGCGCTTTCTGACGGGAAGCTTATAGTTGAAAAATCCATAGGAAAGATCTCAGACCTTGAGGCGCTGATCACTCCAAAGAAGATAAGCGCGCACACGGGCCTCGGCCACACAAGATGGGCAACGCACGGGATTCCGTCGAAAGAGAACGCCCATCCGCACTCTGACTGCACCAACTCGATAGCTCTGGTCCATAACGGGATCATTGAGAATTATGAAGCTTTGAAATCAGATCTGATCGCAAAGGGGCATGTTTTTAAATCCCAGACCGATACGGAAGTGCTTGTCCATTTGATCGAAGACGAAATAAGTAAAGGTCTTGCGGAGGCCGTCAGGCTTGCAGTATCCAAGGTCCAGGGGTCATATGCGATCGGTGTCATATACAAAAAAGAACCGGACCGGATAGTCGTAGCCAGGAAAGGCAGCCCGCTTATAATAGGCCTCGGCAATGGTGAAAACTTCACTGCATCGGATATCCCCGCGATAATAAAGAACACGTCGAGGATCATCACTCTTGAAGAAGGCGATATCGCTGTGGTCGAAAAGGACAATGTAAAAATAATCGACCTGTCGGGTAAAAAGATAAGCAGAAAAGAGACGCTTGTATCGTGGGACCCTGTTTCCGCGGAAAAAGGCGGATATGCGCATTTCATGCTGAAAGAGATACACGAACAGCCAAAGGCCATAATGGATACAATAAGGGCCTGCGTCGACACCGCAAAGAAGCAGATAAAATTTAAAGACCTCAACCTCAATAAAAAAGATATCTCCGGGATAAACAGGGTGATACTGACAGCATGCGGCACTTCATGGCATGCCGCGCTGGTAGGGGAATATTTCATTGAGCATTACGCCAAGATACCTTCAGAAGTTGAATATGCCGCGGAATTCAGGTACCGCAGTCCGATCATAGATAAGAACACTCTTGTCATAGCGATAACACAGTCAGGAGAGACGGCCGATACTCTTGGAGCGGTAGAAGAAGCAAAAAAACTTGGGGCAAAAGTTGTCTCAATATGCAATGTCGTCTCGTCGTCGATCGCAAGGGCTTCGGACGGCGTTATTTATACGAAAGCGGGACCGGAGATCGGGGTTGCTTCGACAAAGGCTTTTACGACGCAGATAGTGGTCCTTTATCTTCTGGCCCTTTTTCTGGCATCCGAGAAAAAGAAAATATCAAAAACCGAGATCCTTAAAAAATTGGAAAGTCTTTTCGAGATCCCAAACAAAGTGGAACAGGTCCTGTCGCAGGAGGAGCGGATAGAAAAGATTGCGGATAAATATTACCAGTGTTCCAACGCGCTTTACCTTGGCAGGGGGGAAGGTTTTCCGATAGCGCTTGAAGGGGCCTTGAAACTGAAGGAAATATCATACATCCACGCCGAAGGATATCCTGCCGCCGAGATGAAGCACGGACCAATTGCCCTCATAGACGAGGACATGCCTGTCATAGTTCTGGCCCTCGCGGGAAGAAGGTATGACAAGATCCTCGGAAATATCGAGGAAGTAAAAGCTCGCGGAGGAAAAGTCATCGCGCTTGCGACCGAAGGCGACAAGAACATAAAAAAGAAAGCGGACGATGTCATCTACCTGCCTGTTGCCAGAGAAACAGTCTCGGCGATATTCGCGGTCATACCACTTCAGCTGTTTGCCTATTATGTCGCGGTAAAAAGGGGCTGCCACGTGGACCAGCCGAGGAACCTGGCAAAAAGCGTTACAGTTGAATAA
- a CDS encoding DUF4116 domain-containing protein, whose amino-acid sequence MPIKISSAPDDYRPYLQEADKKGNNNGEIDSPDEASRAIKEYGEGRSFDKFEEFLSFLEKSGYSQNQFNKTKPEDFITLLNDDSKFVREKACKIIYELISGKKQDVSDAVIKLLVKNLNICRYSFGGWGRFNAFDNYAAKALAELGEKALPYIKEALSDPDENTRKGAVDVLYSISSKKPDIIGDDLLPLIAKNLDLHFKYDYDIYSLPAQTLANIGKRAVPFIAISLSDKNDAVRRWAAHSISLLPKELLTPEFVNDGILRSLSKNLGNFDRETNSERENHPAGALIKIGERALPFIKEALADKDIEVRRGAARVFYNLVEKKPELITDEYLELMYQNINMCTYEWEGWARFEAIPNFAAKTLVLAGKKGTDYLKKALVSEDQNARKGACDGFSSIAPEKITDDLIPLLVSNLNLHYICDYREWNEAADTLKRIGARALPALKTAALSGDPAIQAKASTLYMAMGGKDFDTSATKNKELIVKTVSRDGSVLQQLDASLKKDKEVVLAAVKQSGWALQYADDSLKKDKDVVLAAFNNAKWAIQYADISLKRNKEFMLIITKQEGLLQYADESLKKDKEIVLVSVSKDGESLQYADISLRKDKDVALAAVNQNGRALQYADTSMKTYKDVALAAVNQDGWALEYADISLKKDKEVVLAAFNNAKWAIQYADISLRKNKEFMLIIAKQSGLLEYADEPLKKDKEIVLAAVNQDGKALEYADDPLRMDKEVVLAAVSRDGESLKYADISLKKDKDIVLAAIKQNGESLQYADISLKKDKEIVLAAVRKTGWALKYVDISLKSDKEVVLVAVKNAKWTLQYADKSLQNDPDVLKAAEQ is encoded by the coding sequence ATGCCGATAAAAATAAGCAGCGCACCGGATGACTACAGGCCCTATTTGCAGGAAGCGGATAAAAAAGGAAACAATAACGGCGAGATCGATTCTCCTGATGAGGCCAGCAGGGCAATAAAAGAATACGGCGAAGGCCGTTCCTTTGATAAATTCGAGGAATTTTTATCGTTTCTGGAAAAATCGGGATATTCTCAAAATCAGTTCAACAAAACAAAACCGGAGGACTTTATAACGCTTTTAAACGATGATTCTAAATTTGTAAGGGAAAAAGCGTGCAAAATCATTTACGAACTGATCAGCGGCAAGAAACAAGATGTCAGCGATGCGGTTATCAAACTCTTGGTGAAGAATTTAAACATATGCCGTTACTCATTCGGAGGATGGGGTCGTTTTAATGCATTTGATAATTATGCAGCTAAAGCCTTGGCTGAACTTGGAGAAAAAGCATTGCCATACATTAAAGAGGCGCTGTCTGATCCCGATGAGAACACGAGAAAAGGGGCTGTCGACGTCTTATATTCGATTTCTTCCAAAAAGCCAGACATCATCGGGGACGATCTTCTGCCATTAATAGCTAAGAATCTTGACCTGCATTTTAAATACGACTATGACATTTACAGCCTGCCAGCACAAACACTTGCTAATATTGGGAAAAGGGCTGTCCCGTTTATTGCAATATCTCTATCGGATAAAAACGATGCGGTCCGCAGGTGGGCGGCACATTCTATCTCGCTCCTTCCAAAAGAACTGCTTACGCCAGAATTTGTTAATGATGGAATATTACGGTCTTTGTCAAAGAATCTGGGGAATTTTGACAGGGAAACAAACAGCGAAAGAGAGAATCATCCCGCCGGCGCGCTGATAAAGATAGGGGAAAGAGCTCTACCTTTCATTAAAGAAGCCCTTGCGGACAAAGACATAGAAGTAAGAAGAGGGGCTGCCAGGGTATTTTATAATTTGGTCGAAAAGAAGCCGGAGCTTATTACCGACGAATATCTTGAGCTGATGTATCAAAATATCAATATGTGCACGTACGAATGGGAGGGCTGGGCAAGATTTGAAGCGATCCCGAATTTTGCGGCAAAGACCCTTGTCCTTGCTGGCAAAAAAGGGACCGATTACCTGAAGAAGGCTTTGGTGAGCGAGGACCAGAATGCCAGAAAAGGCGCATGTGACGGTTTTTCAAGTATTGCGCCCGAAAAAATAACCGACGACTTAATCCCCCTGCTTGTTAGCAATTTGAATCTACATTATATATGTGATTATCGTGAATGGAACGAGGCGGCTGACACTTTAAAAAGGATAGGAGCAAGAGCATTGCCTGCTCTAAAGACCGCAGCGCTTAGCGGAGATCCGGCAATACAGGCTAAAGCAAGCACTCTTTACATGGCCATGGGCGGTAAAGACTTCGACACTTCAGCAACAAAAAATAAGGAGTTGATAGTAAAAACGGTCAGCCGGGACGGTTCGGTGCTGCAACAATTAGATGCCTCACTGAAAAAGGACAAAGAAGTTGTATTGGCTGCAGTCAAACAAAGCGGATGGGCACTTCAATATGCCGATGATTCATTGAAAAAAGATAAGGATGTTGTATTGGCCGCGTTCAATAATGCTAAGTGGGCGATACAATACGCCGATATCTCCTTGAAAAGAAACAAGGAATTTATGTTGATCATCACCAAACAGGAGGGATTATTGCAATACGCGGATGAGTCCTTAAAGAAAGATAAAGAAATTGTGTTAGTCTCAGTTAGTAAAGACGGGGAGTCATTACAATATGCCGACATCTCCTTGAGAAAGGACAAAGACGTTGCATTAGCCGCGGTCAATCAAAACGGAAGAGCACTCCAATATGCCGATACTTCCATGAAAACCTATAAGGACGTTGCATTGGCCGCAGTCAATCAAGACGGATGGGCGCTGGAATATGCCGATATCTCCCTGAAGAAGGACAAAGAAGTTGTGTTAGCCGCGTTCAATAATGCTAAGTGGGCGATACAATATGCCGATATCTCTTTAAGAAAAAACAAGGAATTTATGTTGATCATTGCCAAACAGTCGGGATTATTGGAATATGCCGATGAGCCCTTGAAGAAAGACAAAGAAATTGTGTTGGCGGCGGTCAATCAAGACGGAAAGGCTCTGGAATATGCCGATGATCCGTTGAGGATGGACAAAGAAGTTGTGTTGGCGGCGGTTAGCAGAGATGGAGAGTCATTGAAATATGCCGATATCTCATTGAAGAAAGACAAAGACATTGTATTAGCTGCAATTAAACAGAACGGAGAGTCATTGCAATATGCCGATATTTCCTTAAAGAAGGACAAAGAAATTGTATTAGCCGCAGTCCGAAAAACCGGATGGGCTCTGAAATATGTCGATATTTCCTTAAAAAGTGATAAAGAAGTTGTGTTAGTCGCAGTCAAAAATGCTAAATGGACGTTACAATATGCCGATAAATCGCTGCAAAATGATCCTGATGTATTAAAAGCGGCGGAACAATAG